From the Scophthalmus maximus strain ysfricsl-2021 chromosome 11, ASM2237912v1, whole genome shotgun sequence genome, one window contains:
- the stard10 gene encoding START domain-containing protein 10, producing MSGHTVTIPDDRAFASFKAECLCEERWSMSYSKGGITVWTQGLEEGKPVHRIKCRMVCKEVSAETMYDVLHDIEYRRKWDTNVVETFDIGKLTVNADVGYYSWKCPKPVRNRDVITLRSWLPIGKDYIIMNYSVKHVKYPPKKDMVRAVSIQTGYMIQSQGPNHCTLTYMAHVDPRGSLPKWVVNRSSHYLAPRAMKKINKACLKYSEWKQKHNPGFKPWLYPEQTTLPSIPLSELSIQRAESLENIDESSLAETQEREDSD from the exons ATGTCCGGACACACCGTGACCATCCCGGACGACCGGGCGTTCGCCAGCTTCAAGGCCGAGTGTCTCTGCGAGGAGCGCTGGAGTATGAGCTACAGCAAGGGGGGCATCACGGTGTGGACCCAGGGTCTGGAGGAAGGGAAGCCCGTCCACAGAATTAAG TGTCGGATGGTGTGCAAGGAGGTGTCAGCTGAGACCATGTACGATGTTCTCCATGACATCGAATACAGAAGAAAATGGGACACAAACGTTGTCGAGACTTTCGACATCGGGAAACTCACGGTCAATGCGGACGTTGGTTACTACTCAT ggAAGTGTCCAAAACCTGTTCGTAACCGCGATGTAATCACGCTTCGCTCCTGGTTGCCAATTGGGAAAGATTATATCATCATGAATTACTCAGTCAAACATGTC AAATACCCTCCTAAAAAAGACATGGTGCGAGCTGTGTCCATTCAGACCGGCTACATGATCCAGAGCCAGGGACCCAACCACTGTACCCTCACGTACATGGCCCACGTAGACCCACGAg GTTCATTACCCAAGTGGGTTGTCAACAGGTCTTCTCACTACCTTGCTCCTCGC GCAATGAAGAAGATCAACAAAGCCTGTTTAAAGTATTCAGAGTGGAAGCAGAAACACAACCCTGGCTTCAAGCCCTGGCTCTACCCCGAACAGACAACATTACCCAGCATCCCACTCTCTGAGCTCAGCATCCAGCGTGCCGAGAGCCTGGAGAATATTGATGAGAGCTCTCTGGCTgagacacaggagagagaagacagcgactaa